The following proteins are co-located in the Cydia fagiglandana chromosome 2, ilCydFagi1.1, whole genome shotgun sequence genome:
- the LOC134674118 gene encoding uncharacterized protein LOC134674118, translated as MSWSNDVVLEFLDLYRREQLLWDPKHPHHRNRSEVSDAWLRIQTSLSINCSVTDLKKKKESLMTSFRMHWNKKKKSQDSYHTTWFAYPMMESFLGGKYECDSTQMEHEFFVNTAYTTPPAIPDHTAPRNHGTVERTPTNRPTRQAAPNPTDKTTGFDTATDMFYAKKQMDEAVTYLKKATTEKRDMDEYDLYGQLLAKKLRKLDEHQRDVAMHEIDNIMFRAKMQSGPSQSRSYSSSPSPVPRKMKSPVFIVTQQNHAQYEDENIQYQDHLSGQPPP; from the exons ATGTCGTGGTCAAACGATGTAGTTTTGGAATTTTTGGACCTTTATCGCAGAGAACAACTACTTTGGGACCCGAAACACCCACACCATCGAAACAGAAGCGAAGTTTCCGATGCTTGGCTTCGAATACAGACGTCTTTGAGCATAAATTGTTCGGTCACTGACCTCAAGAAGAAGAAAGAATCGCTCATGACATCTTTCAGAATGCATTGGAATAAAAAGAAGAAGTCGCAAGACTCATACCATACGACATGGTTCGCATATCCCATGATGGAAAGTTTTCTCGGCGGGAAATATGAATGTGATAGTACTCAAATGGAACATGAG TTCTTCGTAAATACGGCATACACGACCCCTCCGGCAATACCGGATCACACCGCTCCTCGCAACCATGGTACGGTGGAAAGGACTCCAACCAACAGGCCGACGAGACAGGCAGCTCCCAACCCCACGGACAAAACAACAGGCTTTGACACAGCCACAGATATGTTCTACGCTAAAAAGCAAATGGACGAAGCCGTTACGTACTTAAAGAAAGCTACTACAGAGAAAAGAGACATGGATGAATACGATCTGTACGGCCAGCTACTAGCTAAAAAGTTGAGAAAGCTAGACGAGCATCAGAGAGACGTGGCTATGCATGAAATAGACAATATAATGTTCCGCGCGAAAATGCAGAGCGGGCCTTCGCAGTCCAGAAGTTACTCCTCTTCCCCGTCTCCTGTCCCAAGGAAGATGAAGTCTCCAGTCTTTATCGTAACTCAGCAGAATCATGCGCAGTATGAAGACGAGAATATACAGTACCAGGATCATTTGTCAGGACAACCGCCGCCTTAA
- the LOC134674070 gene encoding lipid storage droplets surface-binding protein 2, with protein sequence MATEVSTAPMALPQLQSVQKAMAIPTVGAAVGQVGALYTRVKDAHSLLEWALSTAEAGVTLAAHTAAPYVSAPLAVGDAKVAGYIDALEKKVPLVNEQPQVIVETTKKAVLSKISPQLNKVVGCRVAAEQRVKSLKELSWAKANALLNTAYGQKALISVDSGATYAMQLLDHYLPPVGPQEESVEIVSATNDPALHTVQTVGRLSAVAARRVWANLAYKVNELRQSGIDFDVTRYLKALLAALHLASVTNLLHQKEAAKEEQPASPAEPKTSEAPPETHQTAPTTANKVKATPEGKSANHSKNKSN encoded by the exons ATGGCCACAGAAGTGAGCACAGCTCCGATGGCGTTGCCGCAGCTACAGAGTGTACAGAAGGCCATGGCCATCCCCACGGTGGGGGCAGCCGTTGGGCAGGTCGGAGCGCTATACACCAGAGTTAAGG ACGCACACAGCCTGTTAGAATGGGCGCTCTCCACAGCAGAAGCAGGCGTCACCCTCGCAGCCCACACAGCAGCCCCATACGTGTCAGCGCCCCTCGCCGTTGGAGACGCCAAAGTTGCCGGCTACATTGATGCCCTCGAGAAGAAAGTGCCCCTAGTTAACGAACAGCCACAGGTCATTGTGGAAACCACAAAGAAGGCTGTGCTGTCGAAAATCTCACCACAGCTCAATAAG GTTGTCGGCTGCCGCGTCGCCGCCGAGCAACGCGTGAAGTCACTCAAGGAGCTCTCCTGGGCCAAAGCCAACGCTCTTCTCAACACAGCTTACGGCCAGAAGGCGCTCATTAGCGTAGACAGTGGCGCCACCTACGCCATGCAGTTGTTGGACCACTACTTACCCCCCGTAGGACCTCAGGAAGAATCTG TTGAAATAGTGTCAGCAACCAACGACCCAGCGCTGCACACGGTACAGACGGTGGGCCGGCTCAGCGCCGTGGCGGCGCGCCGGGTGTGGGCCAACCTGGCCTACAAGGTCAACGAGCTCAGGCAATCTG GTATAGACTTTGATGTGACTCGCTACCTTAAAGCTTTGCTAGCTGCTCTCCACCTAGCTTCAGTCACCAACCTGCTGCACCAAAAAGAGGCAGCCAAAGAGGAGCAACCGGCCAGCCCCGCAGAGCCCAAGACTTCGGAAGCCCCCCCGGAGACCCACCAAACTGCCCCCACCACCGCCAACAAGGTCAAGGCGACTCCTGAAGGAAAATCTGCAAACCATTCCAAAAATAAATCCAactaa